A single genomic interval of Ramlibacter pinisoli harbors:
- a CDS encoding MFS transporter, which translates to MRNHPETVIGFVNWAHFIDHYAMLVFAAAVIVIAPAFGMAYGELLPYATPGFIAFGAGSLASGWLGDRWSRRHMMVIFFFGIGAALACVGLAQTPAQLCGALLAVGLFASIYHPVGTAMLVAHAGPRLGREIGINGVWGNLGVASSALVTGLVCQYLGWRWAFILPGLAVAAFGVAFTARVAHEAPGAGGRGAAPVARVSREAMRRVVLALVITIIASSTTFNAMTVAVPKLFAERLAGLTASPALLGLVAAGAYLFGALAQYTIGNLLDRHPLKTVFLPLALAMVPLVFLSAQLDGVVFVVAAIGIIIGIFGQVTLNDAMVGKYTSDEWRARAYAARYFLGFTAAGASVGLVAWLHERGGFTLLLQALGTLGVLVIIGALIFPMETRPAPSAAGPSKSPA; encoded by the coding sequence ATGCGAAACCACCCCGAAACCGTGATCGGCTTCGTCAACTGGGCCCACTTCATCGACCACTACGCGATGCTGGTGTTCGCCGCCGCGGTCATCGTCATCGCGCCGGCGTTCGGCATGGCATATGGCGAACTGCTGCCGTACGCCACCCCGGGCTTCATCGCCTTCGGTGCCGGTTCGCTGGCCAGCGGCTGGCTGGGCGATCGCTGGAGCCGGCGGCACATGATGGTCATCTTCTTCTTCGGCATCGGCGCCGCGCTGGCCTGCGTCGGGCTCGCGCAAACACCAGCCCAGCTGTGCGGCGCCCTGCTGGCGGTGGGCCTGTTCGCGTCGATCTACCACCCGGTCGGGACGGCCATGCTGGTGGCCCATGCCGGCCCCCGGCTGGGCCGGGAGATCGGCATCAACGGCGTCTGGGGCAACCTGGGTGTAGCGTCGTCGGCGCTGGTGACCGGCCTCGTCTGCCAATACCTGGGCTGGCGCTGGGCCTTCATCCTGCCCGGTCTCGCCGTGGCGGCGTTCGGGGTGGCGTTCACCGCGCGGGTCGCGCACGAGGCGCCGGGTGCCGGGGGCCGCGGCGCGGCGCCGGTGGCCCGCGTATCGCGCGAGGCCATGCGGCGCGTGGTCCTCGCGCTGGTCATCACCATCATCGCCAGTTCCACGACCTTCAACGCGATGACGGTGGCCGTCCCGAAGCTGTTCGCCGAGCGGCTGGCGGGCCTGACTGCCAGTCCGGCGCTGCTGGGCCTGGTGGCCGCTGGGGCCTATCTGTTCGGCGCCCTGGCCCAGTACACCATCGGCAACCTTCTCGACCGGCATCCCCTCAAGACGGTGTTCCTGCCGCTGGCCCTGGCCATGGTGCCGCTCGTCTTCCTCAGCGCGCAGCTCGACGGCGTCGTCTTCGTGGTGGCCGCCATCGGCATCATCATCGGCATCTTCGGCCAGGTGACGCTCAACGATGCGATGGTGGGCAAGTACACCAGCGACGAATGGCGTGCGCGGGCCTACGCGGCGCGCTATTTCCTCGGCTTCACGGCTGCCGGCGCCTCGGTCGGCCTGGTGGCCTGGCTGCACGAGCGCGGCGGCTTCACCCTGCTGCTGCAGGCCTTGGGAACCCTGGGGGTCCTGGTCATCATCGGCGCGTTGATCTTCCCGATGGAAACGCGCCCGGCGCCGTCGGCGGCGGGGCCCTCGAAGAGCCCTGCCTGA
- a CDS encoding Bug family tripartite tricarboxylate transporter substrate binding protein, whose protein sequence is MHKRQSLKLIAGAVFAAAAGYAAAQGAAAPFPSKTITMVVPYAPGGSSDTRARQVAAKMGAILGQSVIVENKPGAAGNIGTDAIAKATPDGHVIGIGNLAPLTVNRSMMPKMPFDPATDLVPIGLIEKGPLVLMVSADKSPFKSFADLAAQAKSKPGTLSYASAGNGGAFHLAGELLEDAIGAPMVHVPYRGGGPATTDLIAGTVGFMFDMVPASLPYTKATPPKARALAVAADKRLPQYPDVPTFAELGIRNFEVSNWFGLVAPKGTPAPVIAKLNDALNRALKDPEIAERITSQGNILGGGTPEQFGQFIVAERARWSKIIQDKKIQAD, encoded by the coding sequence ATGCACAAGAGGCAATCCCTGAAACTCATCGCGGGGGCCGTGTTCGCGGCCGCTGCCGGCTACGCCGCCGCCCAGGGCGCGGCAGCGCCGTTCCCGTCCAAGACCATCACCATGGTGGTGCCCTACGCGCCCGGCGGCAGTTCCGACACGCGCGCGCGCCAGGTCGCCGCCAAGATGGGCGCGATCCTCGGCCAGTCCGTGATCGTCGAGAACAAGCCCGGTGCGGCCGGCAACATCGGCACCGACGCCATTGCCAAGGCGACGCCGGACGGGCACGTCATCGGCATCGGCAACCTGGCGCCGCTGACGGTCAACAGGTCGATGATGCCGAAGATGCCCTTCGACCCCGCCACCGACCTGGTGCCGATCGGGCTGATCGAGAAGGGGCCGCTCGTGCTGATGGTGAGTGCGGACAAGTCGCCGTTCAAGAGCTTTGCGGACCTTGCTGCCCAGGCGAAGAGCAAGCCCGGCACGCTCAGCTATGCATCGGCCGGCAACGGTGGCGCGTTCCACCTGGCCGGGGAGTTGCTGGAGGACGCAATCGGTGCCCCGATGGTCCACGTCCCGTACCGCGGCGGTGGCCCGGCGACGACCGACCTGATCGCGGGCACGGTGGGCTTCATGTTCGACATGGTGCCGGCGTCCTTGCCCTACACCAAGGCCACGCCGCCGAAGGCGCGGGCCCTGGCCGTCGCCGCCGACAAGCGCCTGCCCCAGTACCCGGACGTCCCGACGTTCGCCGAACTCGGGATCAGGAATTTCGAGGTCTCGAACTGGTTCGGGCTGGTCGCGCCGAAGGGAACGCCGGCTCCCGTGATCGCCAAGCTGAACGATGCGCTCAACCGGGCGCTGAAGGATCCCGAGATCGCCGAGCGCATCACCTCGCAAGGCAACATCCTCGGCGGCGGCACCCCGGAGCAGTTCGGCCAGTTCATCGTGGCCGAGCGGGCCCGGTGGAGCAAGATCATCCAGGACAAGAAGATCCAGGCCGACTGA
- a CDS encoding DUF748 domain-containing protein, translated as MARRWKLAAIVAAAGVALYALVGFFAVPRLVQWQVPRIAAAELQRQGSVGEVRFNPFTLRLVADQLALAESDGRPLAAIERLVVQADWRSPFQRAWILRELHVEAPTVRVAVDADGGSNIARLLETVQRHAQPAKDGEPKAMPRFVARDIVLTRGRVDVDDRQTGYAEQVTPIELRLNRLSTLPQDVEGHDFSADIASGGRVLWRGTASLNPVLAQGEVVLESVRLRPPGAYLRKLMQDVVTDGTISAKLPYQVAVEGGRVQARIADAAVTIDGLQAARAQAREPFAGLQRLELAGLSGDLAGRSLSVDAVRGRGGQLVMHRDSHGEIDLATLATSKDGPPDGDASTEPASPWKLAIRQVQLEDIRLRAMDASVQPPTTWQIDRLGLALAADAAQGPNGGAKTQLRELNLRAEGVSVSQGEARPVRIDRLTLADGNVDLASRHVQVGRLAAEGGRIRVVRDAQGAIDLQRIVNPEAASARKKAGADWKVQAHQLAVSGLAVEVEDQALDLRTELQDVSFRAQDASTDPAKPLAFEAGLRLRDGGQFAVKGQAVPAVPSVAADVQVRALPLALAQPVLQRYLHLKLAGGTVSVQGRLEAKGGGNAPVVQFAGDGEVAGLRLLESGDKPFASWRLLAAKGIKASLNGVDIPELRLVGSDASVTIQADRTINATHLLVKDRSPVVKTAARQDGPAAAAGAPSSKPFPVRIGVLRFQDSQLKFTDLSLTPPFSALIHKLDGTITGLSTQRGTRCQLALDGTVDAFGQARIRGALNPFEPQANTDVSVVFRNIDMVSQSPYAMKFAGYRIDAGKMSLDLRYQVHERELVGDHKIVIDQLTLGEKVESPDATRLPVKLAVSILKDAQGRIDLGLPVRGSLQDPEFDYGALIWKALTSVVAKILSAPFRALAGGSDDQKLESIAFDAGSAQLLPPEREKLARVAEVMTKRDQFKVSVPAGYAQENDAAALRARAVNRELARRAGQPAAAQETGNPPDLGDSRMQAALRELYAQRFGDAELDKAKQAAQNAPPSAAATGTDSSGGAQQKKLSVYQQFRRAMRGEPQVTDTGGFYGDLLKRLEKEQALPPDALARLGQERADAVVQALAQAGVPSARLTTAAPTAVEVEQDMVPLKLGLDVT; from the coding sequence ATGGCCAGACGTTGGAAGCTTGCCGCAATCGTCGCGGCCGCCGGGGTCGCGTTGTATGCCCTGGTCGGTTTCTTCGCCGTGCCACGGCTGGTGCAGTGGCAGGTGCCGCGCATCGCCGCAGCCGAGCTGCAGCGGCAGGGCTCGGTCGGCGAGGTGCGCTTCAATCCGTTCACCCTGCGGCTGGTCGCCGACCAGCTGGCGCTGGCCGAATCCGACGGTCGCCCGCTGGCCGCCATCGAGCGGCTGGTGGTGCAGGCGGACTGGCGCTCGCCCTTCCAGCGCGCCTGGATCCTGCGCGAGCTGCATGTGGAAGCTCCCACGGTGCGGGTCGCCGTCGATGCCGACGGCGGCTCGAACATCGCCCGGCTGCTCGAGACCGTGCAGCGCCATGCCCAACCGGCCAAGGACGGTGAGCCCAAGGCCATGCCGCGCTTCGTCGCGCGCGACATCGTGCTCACGCGCGGCCGCGTGGACGTCGACGACCGGCAGACCGGCTACGCCGAGCAGGTCACGCCGATCGAACTGCGGCTGAACCGCCTGAGCACCTTGCCGCAGGACGTCGAGGGCCACGACTTCAGCGCCGACATCGCCAGTGGCGGCCGCGTGCTCTGGCGCGGCACGGCGTCCCTTAATCCCGTGCTGGCCCAGGGCGAAGTCGTGCTGGAATCCGTGCGCCTGCGGCCACCCGGGGCCTACCTGCGCAAGCTGATGCAGGACGTGGTCACCGACGGGACCATCAGCGCCAAGCTGCCCTACCAGGTGGCCGTGGAGGGCGGGCGCGTCCAGGCCAGGATCGCGGACGCCGCCGTGACGATCGACGGCCTCCAGGCCGCCCGCGCGCAGGCCAGGGAACCGTTCGCCGGGCTGCAGCGGCTGGAGCTGGCGGGCCTGTCGGGCGACCTGGCCGGACGGTCACTGAGCGTGGACGCGGTGCGGGGCCGCGGCGGCCAGCTCGTCATGCACCGCGACAGCCACGGCGAGATCGACCTGGCGACCCTGGCCACATCGAAGGACGGTCCGCCCGATGGCGATGCGTCCACGGAGCCGGCCAGCCCCTGGAAGCTGGCGATCAGGCAGGTGCAGCTGGAGGACATCCGGCTGCGGGCGATGGATGCGTCGGTGCAGCCGCCCACCACCTGGCAGATCGATCGGCTCGGCCTGGCACTGGCCGCCGACGCCGCACAAGGCCCGAACGGGGGCGCGAAGACGCAGCTGCGCGAGCTGAACCTGCGGGCCGAGGGCGTGTCGGTGTCACAGGGCGAAGCGCGGCCGGTGCGCATCGACCGCCTGACCCTGGCCGACGGGAACGTGGACCTCGCCAGCCGCCACGTGCAGGTCGGCCGGCTCGCTGCCGAGGGCGGCCGGATCCGCGTGGTGCGCGACGCGCAGGGCGCCATCGACCTGCAGCGCATCGTGAACCCGGAGGCCGCCTCGGCCCGCAAGAAGGCGGGAGCCGACTGGAAGGTGCAGGCCCACCAGCTCGCCGTGTCGGGCCTGGCGGTCGAGGTCGAGGACCAGGCCCTGGACTTGCGCACGGAACTGCAGGACGTCTCGTTCCGGGCCCAGGACGCGAGCACCGATCCGGCCAAACCCCTGGCGTTCGAGGCGGGGCTGCGGCTGCGCGACGGTGGACAGTTCGCCGTCAAGGGCCAGGCCGTGCCGGCCGTTCCGAGCGTCGCCGCCGACGTGCAGGTGCGCGCGCTGCCGCTGGCCCTCGCACAGCCGGTGCTGCAACGGTACCTGCACCTGAAGCTCGCCGGCGGCACCGTGAGCGTGCAGGGGCGGCTGGAGGCCAAGGGCGGCGGCAATGCGCCGGTCGTGCAGTTCGCGGGCGACGGCGAAGTCGCGGGCCTTCGCCTCCTCGAGTCCGGCGACAAGCCGTTCGCGTCGTGGCGCCTGCTCGCGGCCAAGGGCATCAAGGCCAGCCTCAACGGCGTGGACATTCCCGAGCTGAGGCTGGTCGGATCGGATGCCAGCGTGACGATCCAGGCCGACCGGACCATCAATGCCACGCACCTGCTGGTCAAGGACCGGTCGCCGGTCGTGAAGACGGCGGCGCGCCAGGATGGCCCGGCTGCCGCGGCGGGCGCGCCCTCCTCCAAGCCCTTCCCGGTGCGGATCGGCGTCCTGCGGTTCCAGGACAGCCAGCTGAAGTTCACCGACCTGAGCCTGACCCCTCCCTTCTCCGCCCTGATCCACAAGCTCGACGGCACCATCACCGGGCTGAGCACCCAGCGCGGGACGCGCTGCCAGCTGGCGCTGGACGGCACGGTGGACGCCTTCGGCCAGGCGCGCATCCGCGGCGCGCTCAATCCGTTCGAGCCGCAGGCGAACACCGACGTGAGCGTCGTGTTCCGCAACATCGACATGGTGAGCCAGAGCCCGTATGCGATGAAGTTCGCCGGCTACCGCATCGACGCCGGCAAGATGTCGCTGGACCTGCGCTACCAGGTGCACGAGCGGGAGCTCGTGGGCGACCACAAGATCGTGATCGACCAGCTCACGCTCGGTGAGAAGGTGGAAAGCCCCGATGCGACCCGGCTGCCCGTGAAGCTCGCGGTCAGCATCCTGAAGGACGCCCAGGGCCGCATCGACCTCGGCCTGCCGGTGCGTGGCAGCCTCCAGGATCCCGAGTTCGACTACGGCGCACTCATCTGGAAGGCGCTGACGAGCGTGGTGGCGAAGATCCTGTCGGCGCCGTTCCGCGCCCTGGCGGGCGGCTCCGACGACCAGAAGCTCGAGTCGATCGCGTTCGATGCCGGCAGCGCCCAGTTGCTGCCGCCCGAGCGCGAAAAGCTGGCCCGCGTGGCGGAGGTGATGACCAAGCGCGACCAGTTCAAGGTGTCGGTGCCCGCCGGCTACGCGCAGGAGAACGACGCCGCCGCGCTGCGCGCCAGGGCCGTGAACCGGGAACTGGCGCGCCGCGCCGGCCAGCCGGCCGCCGCGCAGGAGACAGGCAATCCGCCGGACCTGGGCGACAGCAGGATGCAGGCCGCCTTGCGCGAGCTGTACGCGCAACGCTTCGGCGATGCCGAACTCGACAAGGCGAAGCAGGCGGCCCAGAACGCGCCGCCGAGCGCCGCCGCGACGGGCACCGACAGCAGCGGCGGCGCGCAGCAGAAGAAGCTGAGCGTGTACCAGCAGTTCCGCCGTGCCATGCGCGGCGAGCCCCAGGTCACCGACACCGGCGGCTTCTATGGCGACCTGCTCAAGCGGCTGGAGAAGGAGCAGGCCCTGCCGCCCGATGCGCTTGCGCGCCTGGGCCAGGAGCGCGCCGACGCGGTGGTCCAGGCGCTCGCGCAGGCCGGCGTGCCGTCCGCGCGCCTGACGACGGCGGCGCCGACGGCAGTCGAGGTGGAGCAGGACATGGTGCCGCTGAAACTCGGGCTCGACGTGACCTGA
- a CDS encoding GntR family transcriptional regulator, with amino-acid sequence MQETRRSTRGLGEQLAGKVEHMIAEESLDVGAPLVERALAERFMVSRSPVREALRLLAERGTVGLRPEGGYVVLKKPKVSPFAGTFESEPLEERIYLQIGEDRLSSVLPERVSESDLMRRYAVTKAQLGAILRRIAKEGWIERLPGHGWQFLPILTSGETYDQAYRFRILIESAALQEPGFKVDEAALRKCLAEQQALIDGAVEWASPAQLFDANTRLHETIANFSGNVFIVESLQRINRLRRLMEYRKAVNREAAARRCREHKTLIELLLSGQREAAADFIRLHLRDAAREKAMSKSSALDD; translated from the coding sequence GTGCAGGAAACCCGACGTTCCACCCGTGGCCTGGGCGAGCAGCTCGCCGGCAAGGTCGAGCACATGATTGCCGAGGAGTCGCTCGACGTCGGGGCCCCCCTGGTGGAACGTGCGCTCGCCGAGCGCTTCATGGTCTCCCGCTCGCCCGTGCGGGAGGCGCTGCGCCTGCTCGCCGAGCGCGGCACGGTGGGACTGAGGCCCGAGGGCGGCTATGTGGTCCTCAAGAAGCCGAAGGTGTCGCCGTTCGCGGGAACCTTCGAGAGCGAGCCGCTGGAAGAGCGGATCTACCTGCAGATCGGCGAGGATCGTCTCTCGTCGGTCTTGCCCGAGCGGGTGTCCGAGAGCGACCTGATGCGCCGCTACGCCGTCACCAAGGCGCAGCTTGGCGCCATCCTCCGCCGGATCGCCAAGGAGGGCTGGATCGAACGCCTGCCGGGACACGGATGGCAATTCCTGCCGATCCTGACCTCGGGCGAGACCTACGACCAGGCCTACCGCTTCCGCATCCTGATCGAGTCCGCGGCGCTGCAGGAGCCGGGCTTCAAGGTGGACGAAGCGGCCCTGCGCAAGTGCCTGGCGGAACAGCAGGCACTCATCGACGGGGCGGTGGAATGGGCGTCGCCTGCGCAGCTGTTCGACGCCAACACCCGCCTGCACGAGACGATCGCCAACTTCTCGGGCAACGTGTTCATCGTCGAGTCCCTGCAGCGGATCAACCGGCTGCGGCGGTTGATGGAGTACCGCAAGGCGGTGAACCGGGAAGCGGCAGCCAGGCGCTGCCGTGAACACAAGACGCTCATCGAGCTGTTGCTGTCCGGCCAGCGCGAAGCCGCTGCCGACTTCATCCGGCTCCACCTGCGGGATGCGGCGCGCGAAAAGGCGATGAGCAAGAGCTCGGCGCTGGACGACTAG
- a CDS encoding Bug family tripartite tricarboxylate transporter substrate binding protein encodes MNFLQAAVLAAGVAAAALPAVAAGPGGYPSRPVTIVVPFAPGGGSDNIARLLATRLGERTKGTFIIENKPGAGTNIGNEAVSRASPDGQTLLFGQVTLSINPAVYKGLRYNVQKDFTPIAQFATSPTVLVVTNAMPAKTVQEFVAYAKANPGKVNFGSGGAGTSVHLAGELFASLTGTQMVHIAYKGSAPAVTDLIGGQIQAIFDTAPSALPHIAGGKVRALAVTGPRRLAELPNVPTFAEAGVPGFDAPAWYGLLAPVKTPSAIVQYLNAEIQDILKEPATQQRLAQLGSSPAPGSADAFGTFIRTESERWSSVVRSANVTLE; translated from the coding sequence ATGAACTTCCTGCAAGCCGCCGTGCTCGCGGCGGGTGTCGCTGCGGCCGCCCTTCCTGCCGTCGCCGCGGGGCCGGGCGGCTATCCCAGCCGTCCCGTGACCATCGTCGTGCCGTTCGCGCCGGGTGGCGGGAGCGACAACATCGCCCGCCTGCTGGCCACCCGCCTGGGCGAGCGGACCAAGGGCACCTTCATCATCGAGAACAAGCCGGGCGCCGGCACGAACATCGGCAACGAGGCCGTGAGCCGGGCCAGCCCCGACGGCCAGACCCTGCTCTTCGGGCAGGTGACGCTCTCGATCAACCCGGCCGTCTACAAGGGCCTGCGCTACAACGTCCAGAAGGACTTCACGCCCATCGCCCAGTTCGCCACCTCGCCGACGGTGCTGGTGGTGACCAATGCGATGCCTGCGAAGACCGTGCAGGAATTCGTCGCGTATGCCAAGGCCAACCCTGGCAAGGTCAACTTCGGCTCGGGCGGCGCCGGCACCTCGGTGCACCTGGCCGGCGAACTCTTCGCGTCGCTCACGGGCACGCAGATGGTCCACATCGCCTACAAGGGCAGCGCGCCGGCCGTCACCGACCTAATCGGGGGGCAGATCCAGGCCATCTTCGACACCGCGCCATCCGCACTGCCGCACATCGCGGGCGGCAAGGTGCGTGCGCTGGCGGTCACGGGGCCGCGGCGCCTCGCCGAACTGCCGAACGTGCCCACCTTCGCCGAGGCAGGGGTGCCGGGCTTCGATGCGCCTGCCTGGTACGGCCTGCTGGCGCCGGTGAAGACGCCGTCCGCCATCGTCCAGTACCTGAACGCAGAGATCCAGGACATCCTGAAGGAGCCGGCCACGCAGCAGCGCCTCGCCCAACTCGGCTCGTCGCCGGCGCCCGGTTCGGCCGACGCCTTCGGCACCTTCATCCGCACCGAGTCCGAGCGCTGGAGCAGCGTGGTGCGCAGCGCCAACGTCACCCTCGAATAA
- a CDS encoding AraC family transcriptional regulator — protein sequence MPTTIDHTPTRPPVSGSGPVAHAPPVLSRSYPCGTRLGAHMHREAQLLFASQGVMQVTTPKGRWLVPPQRAVWIPPRLEHAVDVLADIEMRALLVDPERLSAHPEAPRLQHEFVVAVAPLLRETILACFASAGAHPRRVDVLLELALYELAEAGDAATFVPLPTDARALRVAQLVLADPGNDRPLEDLAGEAGASARTVSRLFRDETNFSFKEWRQRARIVAAVEALGSPAPGPISVKQVAARVGFASAAAFGHAFKQVMGVTAGEMLRDAQGRR from the coding sequence ATGCCAACCACCATCGACCACACGCCAACCAGGCCGCCGGTCTCCGGCTCCGGTCCGGTGGCGCACGCGCCGCCGGTGCTCTCGCGTTCCTACCCGTGCGGCACGCGGCTGGGGGCGCACATGCACCGCGAGGCCCAGCTGCTGTTCGCCTCGCAGGGCGTCATGCAGGTCACCACCCCCAAGGGGCGCTGGCTGGTGCCGCCGCAACGGGCGGTGTGGATCCCGCCCCGCCTGGAGCACGCGGTGGACGTGCTGGCCGACATCGAGATGCGTGCGCTGCTGGTGGACCCGGAGCGCCTCTCGGCCCACCCCGAGGCGCCTCGGCTGCAACACGAGTTCGTGGTGGCCGTGGCGCCGCTGCTGCGCGAGACCATCCTGGCGTGCTTCGCGTCTGCCGGTGCGCACCCGCGCCGCGTGGACGTGCTGCTGGAGCTGGCCCTCTACGAACTGGCCGAGGCCGGCGACGCCGCGACCTTCGTGCCCCTGCCGACCGATGCGCGCGCGCTGCGGGTCGCGCAGCTGGTGCTGGCCGATCCCGGCAACGACCGGCCGCTGGAGGACCTGGCCGGCGAGGCGGGTGCCTCGGCGCGCACGGTGTCGCGCCTGTTCCGGGACGAGACGAACTTCAGCTTCAAGGAATGGCGCCAGCGCGCCCGCATCGTGGCCGCCGTCGAGGCGCTGGGGTCGCCCGCCCCCGGCCCGATCTCGGTCAAGCAGGTGGCCGCGCGGGTGGGCTTTGCGAGCGCGGCCGCCTTCGGCCACGCCTTCAAGCAGGTCATGGGCGTGACCGCGGGCGAGATGCTCAGGGATGCACAGGGGCGCCGCTGA
- a CDS encoding isocitrate/isopropylmalate dehydrogenase family protein, whose translation MKFLVLPGDGIGPEIVASAVEVLQAADRRFHLGIHLDYEDVGFASLKKHGTTLREDVLQKARGYDGIILGTQSHADYPAPEKGGRNISAAFRVQLDLYANVRPARTREYLPSNMKAGKSMDLVIMREATEGFYPDRNMARGWGEMMPDADTALSVRKITRKCSERIARRAFELAMTRRKKVTAIHKANSFHMTDGLFLECARKVAREFPEVAFDDLLVDASTAYLVRSPERFDVLVAENFYGDILSDLASELSGSLGLAGSVMAGDELCCAQAQHGSAPDIENQDKANPTSMILSVAMLVEWLGDKRKNDGLRSAGRAMHAAVEQVLANADTRTPDIGGRIGTKAFSQAVVAALAA comes from the coding sequence ATGAAATTCCTCGTCCTCCCCGGCGACGGCATCGGCCCTGAGATCGTCGCCTCCGCCGTCGAAGTCCTGCAGGCGGCCGATCGCCGCTTCCACCTCGGCATCCACCTCGACTACGAGGACGTCGGCTTTGCCAGCCTGAAGAAGCACGGCACCACGCTGCGGGAAGACGTGCTGCAGAAGGCGCGCGGCTACGACGGCATCATCCTGGGCACCCAGTCGCATGCCGACTACCCGGCGCCGGAGAAGGGTGGCCGCAACATCTCGGCGGCATTCCGCGTCCAGTTGGACCTGTACGCGAACGTGCGACCCGCACGGACGCGTGAGTACCTGCCGTCCAACATGAAGGCCGGCAAGAGCATGGACCTGGTCATCATGCGCGAGGCCACCGAGGGCTTCTATCCGGATCGCAACATGGCGCGCGGCTGGGGCGAGATGATGCCCGACGCCGACACGGCGCTGTCGGTGCGCAAGATCACGCGCAAGTGCAGCGAGCGCATCGCCCGCCGTGCCTTCGAATTGGCCATGACGCGGCGCAAGAAGGTCACCGCCATCCACAAGGCCAACAGCTTCCACATGACGGACGGCCTGTTCCTGGAGTGCGCCCGCAAGGTCGCCAGGGAGTTCCCGGAAGTCGCCTTCGACGACCTGCTGGTCGACGCCTCCACCGCCTACCTGGTGCGCAGTCCGGAGCGCTTCGATGTCCTGGTGGCCGAGAACTTCTACGGCGACATCCTGTCGGACCTCGCCAGCGAACTGTCGGGCAGCCTCGGCCTGGCCGGCTCCGTGATGGCGGGTGACGAACTGTGCTGCGCCCAGGCCCAGCACGGCTCCGCCCCCGACATCGAGAACCAGGACAAGGCCAACCCGACGTCCATGATCCTGTCGGTCGCCATGCTGGTCGAGTGGCTGGGCGACAAGCGCAAGAACGATGGCCTGCGCAGCGCCGGCCGGGCCATGCACGCCGCGGTGGAGCAGGTGCTCGCCAACGCCGACACGCGAACCCCCGACATCGGCGGGCGCATCGGCACCAAGGCCTTCAGCCAGGCCGTCGTGGCCGCACTCGCAGCCTGA
- a CDS encoding cupin domain-containing protein yields MTIRTPSNAALLKPEELPRHERGGGASTTPLVTPSVGTSSFITGYTTFEGGAVIPFHSHNVQESVVLMEGRAVMDIDDLHYELKAHDVTFIPPNVPHRFRNLSPTEPMKILWIYAAPDATRTLTESGATNYVSAEHGKKA; encoded by the coding sequence ATGACCATCCGCACCCCCTCCAACGCAGCGCTGCTCAAGCCCGAGGAACTGCCCCGGCACGAACGCGGCGGCGGCGCCAGCACCACGCCGCTGGTCACGCCCAGCGTCGGCACCAGCAGCTTCATCACCGGCTACACCACCTTCGAGGGCGGCGCCGTCATCCCCTTCCACAGCCACAACGTGCAGGAGAGCGTGGTGCTGATGGAAGGCCGCGCGGTGATGGACATCGACGACCTGCACTACGAGCTCAAGGCGCACGACGTGACCTTCATCCCTCCCAACGTGCCGCACCGCTTCCGCAACCTGTCCCCCACCGAGCCGATGAAGATCCTCTGGATCTACGCCGCGCCCGACGCCACCCGCACGCTCACCGAGAGCGGTGCCACCAACTACGTCTCCGCCGAACACGGCAAGAAAGCCTGA